The following proteins are encoded in a genomic region of Paenibacillus sp. FSL R7-0273:
- a CDS encoding PA14 domain-containing protein yields MLKAYRKSRLLSAVLSVAVLLSAVPIGLGVAPSNVQAASVTGAPVNDNASAEAVKLLDKMYAISGKGIITGQHDYFESPDELSNKLKATSGQYAALHGYELGAIGGQSESGVAAQRKNIVWSATNWHKTGGIVAMTFHQNLPGTKYEWGNVQKNITQAEFNKYVTPGTTEYNALIADLDKVAVSLKSLRDAGVPILWRPYHEMNGGWFWWGKKNNFAQLWNIMYDRFVNVHQLNNLLWVWNPNAPNSNSDPYELTYPGADKVDVLAVDIYNNDYLNKYYDSLLSLAAGKPIGIGENGEMPSIAKLKLSQQNYVFMMNWGKMLYENNSTDTIKNFMNDSYTLTRDQYKVWAAPTATPTPTVKPTATPMPTPTATPVPTVQPTATPAPIVQPPAIPVPAPDSAVQEPAVNGLKGEYYKNMTLTGTPALVRNDAQINYSWRQGSPDPVIPVDSFSIRWTGQIKPAYSETYQFYTNSDDGIRVWVNGTAVIDSWMKQSGTERTGSIALKAGQLYDIKLEYYENAGDASVRLMWQSASQPKVVVPASALFVKSAAVSQPAAAAPAPAATPAPTPVPTPTPTPTPTPTPTPVPTATPAPTPVSVPTEAPVQAAKPGLTEDSALQEPAVNGLTGEYFKNMTLSGTPVLVRNDAQLNFSWRQGSPDPVVPVDGFSVRWSGLIKPAYSETYQIVTNSDDGIRVWVNGTSVIDSWVKQSGTERTGSIALQAGQQYDIKVEYYENAGDASARLMWQSPSQPKVVVPASALFVKNAAASQPAAPAPTPVPTATPTAAPTPTATPAPTPTVVPTPAPTPAPTPVPTATPAPAVNGLQAEYFNNIQLSGTPALVRTDAVLDFNWRQGTPDEAIGIDFFSVRWSGKIKPLYSETYNIYTTSDDGIRVWVDGNMIIDSWVKQSGTERVGSISLQAGQLYDIKVEYYENQGDAKAKLMWESASQSKSAVPASALFLPSAS; encoded by the coding sequence ATGTTGAAAGCTTACCGTAAGTCTCGTCTGTTGTCTGCCGTATTGTCCGTGGCCGTTTTATTGTCCGCTGTACCTATAGGATTAGGCGTTGCACCGTCAAATGTGCAAGCAGCTTCCGTGACCGGAGCACCAGTGAATGACAATGCTTCAGCAGAGGCGGTTAAGCTGCTGGACAAAATGTACGCAATCTCCGGAAAAGGGATTATTACAGGACAGCATGACTATTTCGAAAGTCCGGATGAGCTCAGCAACAAGCTGAAGGCCACAAGCGGACAGTATGCCGCACTGCACGGCTATGAGCTTGGAGCGATCGGCGGGCAATCAGAGAGTGGAGTAGCTGCACAGCGTAAGAACATTGTATGGAGCGCTACGAACTGGCACAAAACCGGCGGGATCGTAGCAATGACCTTTCACCAGAATCTGCCAGGCACCAAATACGAGTGGGGTAATGTGCAGAAGAATATCACTCAGGCAGAATTCAATAAATATGTAACCCCCGGCACGACTGAATATAATGCCCTGATTGCAGACCTTGACAAAGTAGCCGTTTCTCTCAAAAGCTTGCGTGATGCAGGGGTTCCGATTCTCTGGAGACCTTATCATGAAATGAACGGCGGCTGGTTCTGGTGGGGCAAGAAAAATAATTTTGCTCAATTGTGGAATATCATGTATGACCGTTTCGTCAACGTTCATCAATTAAACAATCTGCTGTGGGTGTGGAATCCGAATGCTCCCAACTCCAATTCTGATCCCTATGAGCTGACTTATCCGGGTGCGGATAAAGTGGATGTGCTTGCAGTAGATATATATAATAACGATTATCTGAACAAATATTACGACAGTCTTCTTAGCCTGGCCGCCGGTAAACCGATTGGTATTGGTGAAAACGGTGAAATGCCGAGCATTGCCAAGCTGAAGCTTTCCCAGCAGAATTATGTATTTATGATGAACTGGGGAAAAATGCTGTATGAAAACAACAGTACGGATACGATCAAAAATTTTATGAATGACAGCTATACCCTGACCCGTGACCAGTATAAGGTATGGGCCGCACCGACAGCGACACCTACACCGACAGTGAAGCCGACGGCTACACCAATGCCTACACCGACAGCTACACCGGTACCGACAGTGCAACCAACAGCTACGCCGGCACCGATAGTGCAGCCGCCGGCAATTCCGGTACCTGCTCCGGATTCAGCAGTGCAGGAGCCGGCAGTTAACGGGCTCAAAGGTGAGTATTATAAGAATATGACGCTTACCGGTACTCCGGCGCTCGTGCGCAATGATGCACAGATTAATTACAGCTGGCGCCAGGGTTCCCCGGATCCTGTAATTCCGGTAGACAGCTTTTCCATCCGCTGGACCGGCCAGATCAAACCGGCCTATAGCGAAACCTACCAGTTTTATACCAACTCGGATGATGGCATCCGTGTCTGGGTTAACGGGACAGCAGTCATCGACAGCTGGATGAAGCAAAGCGGTACCGAGAGAACCGGAAGCATTGCCCTGAAGGCGGGACAGCTGTATGACATCAAGTTGGAATACTACGAGAATGCCGGCGATGCCAGTGTTCGTCTAATGTGGCAAAGTGCAAGCCAGCCGAAGGTTGTTGTTCCTGCAAGTGCATTGTTTGTAAAGAGTGCGGCTGTCAGCCAGCCGGCAGCGGCCGCACCAGCACCGGCAGCAACGCCTGCACCAACACCGGTACCAACACCAACACCAACACCAACACCAACACCAACACCAACACCAGTACCAACAGCAACGCCTGCACCGACCCCGGTTTCTGTACCTACAGAAGCTCCGGTACAGGCTGCCAAGCCGGGCCTGACTGAGGATTCAGCATTGCAGGAGCCTGCAGTGAACGGACTAACCGGAGAATATTTCAAGAATATGACGCTGTCCGGCACTCCGGTGCTTGTACGTAATGATGCACAGCTGAACTTCAGCTGGCGGCAGGGCTCTCCTGATCCTGTAGTTCCGGTTGACGGCTTTTCGGTCCGCTGGAGCGGTCTGATCAAGCCGGCCTACAGTGAAACTTATCAGATTGTTACAAATTCCGATGACGGCATCCGTGTCTGGGTTAACGGTACATCAGTGATTGACAGCTGGGTGAAGCAGAGCGGCACTGAGCGTACCGGCAGCATTGCCCTGCAGGCAGGACAGCAGTATGACATTAAAGTGGAATACTATGAAAATGCCGGTGATGCCAGCGCCCGCCTGATGTGGCAGAGCCCGAGCCAGCCGAAGGTTGTTGTTCCTGCAAGTGCGTTGTTTGTGAAGAACGCAGCTGCAAGCCAGCCGGCAGCGCCGGCACCAACACCAGTACCAACAGCAACACCAACAGCGGCACCGACGCCAACAGCAACGCCAGCACCAACACCAACAGTAGTACCAACACCAGCACCAACACCAGCACCAACACCAGTACCAACAGCAACGCCAGCACCCGCAGTTAACGGGCTGCAGGCTGAATACTTCAATAATATTCAGCTGAGCGGTACTCCGGCACTGGTGAGAACGGATGCTGTACTCGATTTCAACTGGCGTCAGGGTACACCGGATGAAGCAATCGGCATTGATTTCTTCTCCGTCCGCTGGAGCGGAAAGATTAAGCCGCTGTACAGTGAAACCTACAATATTTACACCACATCAGATGACGGCATCCGCGTCTGGGTTGATGGCAACATGATCATCGACAGCTGGGTGAAGCAGAGCGGAACCGAACGCGTAGGAAGCATCAGCCTGCAAGCCGGGCAATTATATGATATTAAAGTGGAATATTATGAAAACCAGGGGGATGCTAAGGCCAAGCTGATGTGGGAGAGTGCCAGCCAGAGTAAGTCGGCTGTTCCTGCAAGTGCCTTATTCCTGCCTTCCGCTTCCTGA
- a CDS encoding AIM24 family protein: MNIDIQDEGDSGSGQAVAFTVGENEEIHVLHPQQIIAYQGPSSGRADRLMDVKGMYRKRKLIRSDLSGPCRFVAALPPGYRVKTLQLEGKSDLLYDFRHLFFYSNGISMQTRVLSMKNMLVTRDVVKVKFAGHGSIGILTEGTVCEAELHPTEPLYVDAGSIIAYPENARLELTVYGNHLASQHMSYHWKMTGHGPVLFQAGRQSRRFERENDEDGIIKRFLREALPFGGVFIK; the protein is encoded by the coding sequence ATGAACATCGACATCCAGGATGAAGGCGACAGCGGCAGCGGACAAGCCGTCGCTTTTACAGTCGGGGAGAATGAAGAAATCCATGTCCTGCATCCCCAGCAGATTATCGCCTATCAGGGCCCTTCTTCCGGACGGGCAGACCGGCTGATGGATGTCAAGGGGATGTACCGCAAGCGCAAGCTGATCCGTTCGGACCTGTCCGGGCCCTGCAGATTCGTTGCGGCCCTGCCGCCGGGCTACCGGGTAAAAACCTTGCAGCTCGAGGGCAAAAGTGACCTGCTCTATGATTTCAGGCATCTGTTCTTTTACAGCAACGGAATTTCGATGCAGACCCGGGTGCTGAGCATGAAGAACATGCTGGTAACCCGTGATGTAGTAAAGGTGAAATTTGCCGGCCACGGCAGCATCGGCATTCTTACCGAAGGAACAGTCTGTGAGGCAGAGCTTCACCCCACTGAGCCGCTATATGTGGATGCAGGCAGTATTATTGCCTATCCTGAGAACGCCAGGCTTGAGCTGACCGTCTACGGAAACCATCTGGCCAGCCAGCACATGAGCTACCACTGGAAAATGACCGGCCACGGGCCGGTGCTGTTCCAGGCAGGACGCCAGAGCCGCCGCTTTGAACGTGAGAATGACGAGGACGGCATCATCAAGCGCTTTTTGCGCGAGGCGCTGCCGTTCGGCGGCGTATTCATTAAATAA
- a CDS encoding M50 family metallopeptidase: protein MNKWLKTLLFLAGSALLTRLIPFSSVFRNLDTMFHEFGHALVTLLLSGKVLRIELYADHSGVTYSAVEAGWRPVLVSLSGYPLASLFALLLFYLYARGRERWGLLLSSLVALIMLALYVRGGFGMLWLGGFIALNLAMLYLWPKAGKYYYLFLAFLTLEESVLGTLFLFSASLLSPSRAGDAANLAGLTFLPAVFWAAFFVLFSLFCAKWSLGYFFRSEGMRSYRKSR, encoded by the coding sequence ATGAATAAATGGCTGAAAACATTGCTGTTTCTCGCAGGCTCTGCGCTTTTGACACGTCTGATTCCGTTCTCATCGGTGTTCCGTAATCTGGACACCATGTTTCATGAATTCGGGCATGCGCTGGTTACCCTGCTGCTCTCAGGAAAAGTGCTGAGGATTGAGCTGTACGCTGACCATAGCGGTGTAACCTATTCGGCGGTGGAAGCAGGCTGGAGGCCGGTGCTGGTATCGCTGTCAGGGTATCCGCTCGCTTCGCTTTTTGCCCTGCTGCTGTTTTATCTGTATGCCAGAGGGCGTGAACGGTGGGGGCTGCTGTTATCCTCGCTGGTCGCACTGATTATGCTTGCGCTGTATGTCAGGGGCGGCTTCGGCATGCTCTGGCTGGGCGGGTTCATTGCCCTCAATCTTGCTATGCTGTACCTCTGGCCCAAGGCAGGCAAATACTATTATCTGTTTTTGGCCTTCCTGACACTGGAAGAGTCGGTGCTGGGAACGCTATTCCTGTTCTCCGCTTCGCTGCTGTCCCCTTCAAGAGCCGGGGATGCTGCAAATCTGGCGGGACTGACGTTTTTGCCGGCAGTTTTCTGGGCCGCGTTCTTTGTTCTTTTTTCATTATTCTGTGCAAAATGGTCGCTTGGCTATTTTTTCAGGAGCGAGGGGATGCGCAGCTACAGGAAAAGCCGGTGA
- a CDS encoding discoidin domain-containing protein, producing MRTRNKKKKTIKPLHLLLKFAALAVLFLVSVSVFGEDGTKQGEVEVDMTKLSSASDAGPELPEGSVLWQLGRQDGSSAEFAAAGSAGVQAAYTVSSSSAKSATNLQSVPSGLRGDTNPELSITYNLNKIPENGVLFRVSIIDAYKSVPQMSVFSNRQLSGIIQIAGVAGTDSEYSFRKAYELYIPKEQLVEGSNELKLQATRGIYSSKTEDKYNWWTWDALSLESLNTPIQEPIHGSYTLTGTMVNNKQFYFDEGAVSHLPYIMKWLGVAYSGNIMRTSCASDVGRSCSNMGDYYKVLKDYNMQSVALYLYTGDIKLNADGSLPADAEKKLTDYFEQYSPYFQYYEVDNEPGLFNRSKAVNLAVADWLNTKGKTIAPHLQTVAPGWAYWPEYSTDSCGNQKGTLKQCGDPDGWERDPAQRNELEEVTDLTNGHSYGESYIFSDGGSFTENLKTFGGAADGLSKQMLTTEFGTSDSHTDAHQYGASEPTAAVFDRIMRAHIGYADMFVQHAAFFKNFSLFKYGFNLEEHDPAKTEIYYTKENEESRVSIMRRLSLAYATHGAPLTYQISNKDQLADKLVYVRAVDTSALAPLAGTGATSNKVLVNFVNFEDTEQTVTVKVTMPEKTVYEGERYGNGDTYETARSYVSGKNAAPELEFTETLAPGEAVQYILEPSSEVADAAPQGFKAAAVKGLSMKLSWLEAPGASYEVLRADGSGGDMKVIATNVQSTGYTDSKLQEGTLYTYAVRVTGSRLQSDTAQITATGLVPLDRSEWKVSSNVSTSVSNPGGAIDGDRRTRWDTGKHQASGEYFQIDLGKAHTVEAVELDYTLSSYDYPRGYELYVSDDAKNWKRAASGKGQLSMTRISFPQLKTRYIKILQTGAGGNYWSIQELQVYSRE from the coding sequence ATGAGGACCAGAAATAAGAAGAAAAAAACCATTAAACCTCTTCATCTACTGCTTAAATTCGCAGCCTTAGCTGTCTTGTTTCTAGTGTCTGTTTCTGTCTTCGGAGAGGACGGTACCAAGCAGGGCGAGGTAGAAGTAGATATGACCAAGCTGTCATCAGCAAGTGATGCAGGACCTGAACTGCCTGAGGGTTCTGTGCTGTGGCAGCTGGGCCGTCAGGATGGCTCGTCAGCGGAATTCGCGGCAGCCGGCTCTGCAGGTGTCCAGGCCGCTTACACTGTTTCTTCCTCTTCTGCCAAGTCGGCCACGAATCTCCAGAGCGTGCCTTCGGGACTTAGGGGAGATACCAATCCTGAGCTGAGCATTACGTATAATCTGAATAAGATCCCGGAGAACGGGGTCTTATTTCGCGTAAGCATTATCGACGCCTACAAATCGGTCCCGCAAATGAGTGTTTTCTCCAACCGCCAGCTGTCCGGCATTATCCAGATTGCAGGAGTAGCCGGCACAGACAGCGAGTACAGCTTCCGCAAAGCCTATGAGCTCTATATTCCAAAAGAGCAGCTGGTGGAAGGCAGCAATGAGCTGAAGCTGCAGGCAACACGCGGTATTTATTCATCCAAGACGGAGGATAAATACAACTGGTGGACCTGGGATGCGCTTAGCCTGGAATCCTTAAATACTCCGATTCAGGAGCCGATTCACGGCAGCTACACACTGACCGGCACGATGGTCAACAATAAACAGTTTTATTTTGATGAAGGAGCCGTCAGTCATCTTCCTTATATTATGAAATGGCTCGGCGTGGCCTACAGCGGCAATATTATGCGCACCAGCTGTGCCAGCGACGTCGGCCGTTCCTGCTCTAACATGGGAGATTACTACAAGGTGCTTAAGGATTACAATATGCAGTCGGTAGCCTTGTACCTGTATACGGGGGATATCAAGCTGAATGCCGACGGCTCGCTGCCGGCGGATGCCGAGAAGAAGCTTACGGATTACTTTGAGCAATACAGCCCTTACTTCCAATATTATGAGGTGGATAACGAGCCGGGGCTGTTTAACCGTTCCAAAGCGGTCAATCTGGCCGTTGCCGACTGGCTGAATACAAAGGGCAAGACCATTGCCCCGCACCTGCAGACTGTGGCGCCCGGCTGGGCCTACTGGCCGGAGTACAGCACAGATTCCTGCGGCAATCAGAAGGGAACGCTCAAGCAGTGCGGCGATCCCGACGGCTGGGAGCGTGATCCCGCCCAGCGTAACGAATTGGAAGAGGTTACGGATTTGACCAACGGGCACTCCTATGGGGAATCCTATATTTTTAGCGACGGGGGCAGCTTCACCGAAAATCTTAAAACCTTCGGCGGAGCGGCAGACGGACTGAGCAAGCAAATGCTGACCACTGAGTTCGGCACTTCGGACTCGCATACCGATGCTCACCAGTATGGCGCTTCCGAGCCGACGGCAGCAGTGTTTGACCGGATCATGCGCGCCCATATCGGCTATGCGGATATGTTTGTGCAGCATGCCGCCTTTTTCAAAAATTTCAGCCTGTTCAAATATGGCTTCAATCTGGAAGAGCATGATCCGGCCAAGACGGAAATCTACTATACGAAGGAAAATGAGGAATCCCGGGTCAGCATCATGCGCAGATTGAGCCTTGCTTATGCCACACACGGAGCACCTTTGACCTATCAGATTAGCAACAAGGATCAGCTGGCCGACAAGCTGGTGTATGTCCGGGCTGTAGATACCTCTGCACTTGCGCCTCTGGCCGGTACCGGGGCTACTTCCAACAAGGTGCTGGTCAATTTCGTCAACTTTGAGGATACGGAGCAGACGGTAACGGTGAAGGTTACTATGCCGGAAAAAACAGTCTACGAAGGCGAGCGTTACGGCAATGGGGATACCTATGAGACAGCACGCAGTTATGTATCCGGTAAAAATGCGGCGCCTGAGCTTGAGTTCACAGAGACGCTGGCACCGGGAGAGGCGGTCCAGTATATTCTGGAGCCCTCTTCCGAGGTAGCGGATGCAGCACCTCAGGGCTTCAAGGCGGCAGCGGTCAAGGGGCTGTCCATGAAGCTAAGCTGGCTGGAGGCTCCCGGGGCAAGCTATGAAGTGCTCCGGGCCGACGGCTCCGGCGGGGATATGAAGGTTATAGCAACGAATGTGCAGAGCACCGGCTATACAGACAGTAAGTTGCAGGAAGGCACGCTTTATACTTATGCAGTAAGGGTTACCGGATCGCGTCTTCAGTCGGACACCGCGCAGATTACGGCTACAGGCCTGGTGCCGCTGGACCGTTCTGAATGGAAGGTCTCTTCCAACGTCAGCACCAGCGTATCCAATCCTGGAGGTGCCATTGACGGAGACCGGCGTACACGCTGGGATACCGGCAAGCATCAGGCATCAGGGGAATATTTTCAGATTGATCTCGGCAAAGCCCATACGGTTGAGGCTGTAGAGCTCGATTATACCTTATCCTCCTATGATTATCCCCGCGGCTATGAGCTATACGTTTCAGATGATGCAAAGAACTGGAAACGGGCGGCCAGCGGTAAAGGCCAGCTCAGCATGACCCGGATCAGCTTTCCTCAATTAAAGACGCGTTATATCAAAATTCTGCAGACAGGAGCCGGGGGGAATTACTGGTCCATTCAGGAACTGCAGGTATACTCAAGAGAATAG
- a CDS encoding helix-turn-helix transcriptional regulator: MTDRLIRLMRIITLVQAKPGILARELAERCGNSERTIYRDMDALSAMHIPITHLGHGKGYAFIGNFALYPLDLTDAEAAAFSQLRKVMKDIKPLLPTEFETAYEKIMAAQYKRNAEREETMESTKKESRQPGTDWNRVQLEQPAFLTEILSAVMKQRSVQADYMENGREEQGIRIDPYCLVPLESRMYLIGACHRFGRIRAFHINGFSKVNLLDNWFSKERFDLQAFMSQKWSLNQDSVQVEFRIRFSDRMMERLKYEELLVKPSRVDRQNGCMHFKVAIEEDIAFVRWLMRFEEEAEILEPYYYRDVLRYHMEQWLVLYR; the protein is encoded by the coding sequence ATGACAGACCGATTAATCCGGCTGATGCGCATCATCACGTTAGTGCAGGCCAAACCTGGGATTCTGGCGCGTGAGCTGGCAGAACGCTGCGGTAACAGCGAAAGAACGATCTATCGGGATATGGATGCGCTCAGCGCCATGCACATCCCGATCACCCACTTGGGGCATGGGAAGGGATACGCTTTTATCGGTAATTTTGCATTGTACCCTTTGGATCTGACAGATGCTGAGGCGGCCGCCTTTTCACAGCTGCGCAAAGTTATGAAGGACATCAAGCCTTTGCTGCCGACGGAATTTGAAACGGCCTATGAAAAAATAATGGCTGCACAATATAAGCGAAATGCGGAAAGGGAAGAAACGATGGAAAGTACAAAAAAGGAATCCAGGCAGCCCGGGACGGACTGGAATAGGGTGCAGCTGGAGCAGCCGGCTTTTCTTACAGAAATATTATCTGCTGTGATGAAGCAGCGGAGCGTGCAGGCAGACTACATGGAGAACGGGAGGGAGGAGCAGGGGATAAGGATTGATCCCTACTGCTTAGTTCCGCTGGAGAGCCGGATGTATCTGATCGGTGCCTGCCACCGGTTCGGGAGAATCCGCGCTTTTCACATTAACGGCTTCTCCAAGGTGAATCTGCTCGATAACTGGTTTTCCAAGGAACGCTTTGACCTGCAGGCCTTCATGTCCCAGAAATGGAGCCTGAATCAGGACAGTGTGCAGGTTGAATTCAGAATACGGTTCTCGGACAGGATGATGGAGCGGCTGAAGTATGAAGAGCTTCTGGTGAAGCCGAGCAGGGTGGACAGGCAGAACGGCTGCATGCATTTTAAGGTGGCTATTGAGGAGGATATCGCTTTTGTCCGCTGGCTGATGAGGTTTGAAGAGGAGGCGGAGATTCTGGAGCCGTATTATTACAGGGATGTGCTCAGATATCATATGGAGCAATGGCTGGTTCTCTACAGATAA
- the modA gene encoding molybdate ABC transporter substrate-binding protein, producing MLKFRKLAAVMMSVLLATGVSAAAGSQAEAAVKKTEIIVSAAASLQDSLDKIAVQYEKQHPDIDLVFNYGASGTLQKQIEQGAPADLFFSAGDKQMKALVDGGLISENKQLLMNQLVLVVPSNSQTKITTITQLTDKAFKKVAVGQPESVPAGQYAQQSLTAKKVWDTLQSKLVFAKDVRQVLSYVETGNADAGFVYKTDALTSKKVKIALTVGGHVHKAINYPVGIVKESDHQAEAKAFYNYVQTKTAGSVFTSYGFSLAN from the coding sequence ATGCTCAAATTCAGGAAATTAGCGGCAGTGATGATGTCTGTATTGCTGGCAACAGGGGTATCGGCTGCAGCGGGCAGCCAGGCCGAGGCAGCAGTCAAGAAGACAGAAATAATCGTATCCGCAGCAGCCAGCCTGCAGGACAGCCTGGACAAAATCGCAGTTCAGTATGAGAAGCAGCACCCTGACATTGACCTTGTGTTCAACTATGGAGCTTCCGGCACGCTGCAGAAGCAGATTGAACAAGGGGCACCGGCCGACCTGTTCTTCTCTGCCGGAGATAAGCAGATGAAGGCACTGGTTGACGGCGGGCTTATCTCGGAGAATAAGCAGCTTTTAATGAACCAGCTCGTACTGGTTGTTCCTTCTAACTCGCAGACGAAAATTACAACTATTACACAGCTTACTGATAAAGCCTTTAAGAAGGTAGCCGTCGGCCAGCCCGAGTCCGTACCTGCCGGCCAGTACGCCCAGCAGTCATTGACGGCCAAGAAGGTATGGGATACACTGCAAAGCAAGCTGGTCTTTGCCAAGGATGTCCGCCAGGTCCTTTCCTATGTAGAGACAGGTAATGCTGATGCAGGCTTCGTATATAAGACAGATGCCCTGACCTCTAAGAAGGTGAAGATCGCGCTTACTGTAGGCGGACATGTACATAAGGCCATCAACTACCCTGTAGGCATTGTTAAGGAATCTGATCATCAGGCAGAAGCGAAGGCCTTCTATAATTATGTTCAGACAAAGACAGCGGGCAGCGTCTTTACAAGCTACGGCTTCTCGCTGGCTAACTAA
- a CDS encoding glycosyl hydrolase has translation MNTYRKYRLYTTILPIIFILSLLPWSEVRSLPVVHTPVAPAADITPINPKASREAEELLDYLIGLSGNGLISGQHDYLESPDEFNEKLKKISGESAVLHGYELGAIGNQKKSLIAQQRQWVTDSAIRWHEGGGIVAMTFHQNLPGTSDEWKNVHMGLSQEKFDAYVTPGTAQYKKLIADIDEIAVYLEQLQDAGVPVLWRPYHEMNGGWFWWGQKDNFAELWDIMYNRLTLTHGLNNLLWVWNPNAPNDSSDAYDPYFPGIDKVDVLAADIYNDDFKQSYYDKLLKLAEGKPIGIGESGELPDPVTLSQTQSKWVYTMTWGKMLTENNNLQEITSFMNNKYIVSRNDYIVDLASKVTTPAAKQTKGLRAQYFNNKDLSGGAELIRNDSRIDFNWHQNSPAVGINKDLFSVRWTGTIKPLYSEKYTFISSSDDGVRVWIGGRLIIDSWKKQSGDSREGSILLTAGTPYDIKVEYYEDHGNASIGLQWKSASQKQGVIPQSALTPPK, from the coding sequence TTGAACACTTACCGCAAGTACCGGCTGTATACTACTATTCTGCCTATTATCTTTATCCTTTCTTTGCTGCCCTGGTCCGAGGTGCGCAGTCTTCCGGTTGTCCATACCCCGGTTGCCCCGGCAGCAGATATTACTCCCATTAATCCCAAAGCTTCCCGTGAAGCGGAGGAACTGCTGGATTATCTCATCGGCCTGAGCGGCAACGGTCTGATCTCCGGGCAGCATGATTATCTGGAGAGCCCAGATGAGTTCAATGAGAAGCTGAAGAAAATCAGCGGAGAATCCGCCGTGCTGCATGGCTATGAGCTCGGGGCGATCGGTAATCAGAAGAAATCCCTTATAGCCCAGCAGCGCCAGTGGGTTACGGACAGTGCAATCCGCTGGCATGAAGGCGGAGGCATTGTAGCCATGACCTTCCATCAGAATCTGCCCGGAACTTCCGATGAATGGAAAAACGTGCATATGGGGCTCAGCCAGGAGAAATTTGATGCTTATGTAACTCCAGGCACGGCGCAATATAAGAAGCTGATTGCTGATATCGACGAAATTGCCGTCTATCTGGAGCAGCTGCAGGATGCCGGAGTTCCAGTGCTGTGGCGGCCCTATCATGAAATGAACGGGGGCTGGTTCTGGTGGGGGCAGAAGGATAATTTTGCCGAGCTCTGGGACATTATGTACAACCGTCTAACCCTCACGCACGGGCTGAACAATTTACTGTGGGTATGGAATCCCAACGCGCCTAATGATTCCTCTGACGCCTATGATCCTTATTTTCCCGGCATAGATAAAGTGGATGTTCTGGCCGCAGATATTTACAACGACGATTTCAAGCAATCCTACTATGACAAGCTGCTGAAGCTGGCGGAAGGGAAGCCGATTGGAATCGGAGAGAGCGGAGAGCTTCCAGACCCTGTAACATTGTCTCAAACCCAAAGTAAATGGGTATATACGATGACATGGGGGAAAATGCTGACGGAGAACAATAATCTCCAGGAAATTACCAGCTTTATGAACAACAAATACATTGTTTCCAGGAATGATTATATTGTTGATCTGGCCAGCAAGGTGACGACACCGGCAGCGAAGCAGACCAAAGGCTTAAGAGCGCAGTATTTCAATAATAAGGATCTATCCGGCGGTGCCGAGCTTATCCGCAATGACAGCAGGATCGATTTCAACTGGCATCAGAATTCCCCTGCAGTCGGAATTAACAAGGACCTTTTTTCAGTCCGCTGGACCGGAACCATCAAGCCTTTGTACAGTGAAAAATACACCTTTATCTCCTCCTCGGATGATGGCGTCCGCGTCTGGATCGGAGGCAGGCTGATCATCGACAGCTGGAAGAAGCAGAGCGGTGACAGCCGGGAGGGCAGCATTCTGCTGACAGCAGGAACCCCTTATGACATCAAAGTAGAGTATTATGAGGACCACGGTAATGCAAGCATCGGTTTGCAATGGAAGAGCGCCAGCCAGAAGCAGGGGGTTATTCCCCAGAGCGCATTGACTCCTCCGAAGTAA
- a CDS encoding Dps family protein translates to MSTHVNNQTELHAALNRQTANWTLLGVKLHHYHWYVSGAQFFTLHAKFEELYTEAATYVDDLAERLLAIGGKPASSMTQYLALSELKEAAGGESAKDMVAQLIKDFAQVSEELKSAISAAEELSDQPTADLLIGIRTSVEKNAWMLNAYLA, encoded by the coding sequence ATGAGTACCCATGTCAATAACCAGACCGAACTGCACGCCGCATTGAACCGCCAGACTGCAAACTGGACACTGCTTGGAGTGAAGCTGCATCATTATCACTGGTATGTGAGCGGAGCACAGTTTTTCACCCTGCATGCCAAATTTGAAGAGCTCTATACTGAGGCTGCTACCTATGTGGATGATCTGGCTGAACGTCTGCTCGCTATCGGCGGTAAGCCGGCCTCTTCAATGACCCAATACCTGGCCCTCTCCGAGCTGAAGGAAGCAGCCGGCGGTGAGAGCGCGAAGGATATGGTGGCCCAGCTGATTAAGGACTTTGCACAGGTATCCGAGGAGCTTAAGAGTGCAATTTCCGCAGCGGAGGAGCTTAGCGACCAGCCGACAGCTGATCTTCTGATCGGAATCAGAACCAGCGTTGAGAAGAACGCCTGGATGCTGAATGCCTATCTGGCTTAA